The genomic stretch taaaagagaaaacagctcacttccggttgccgtccgcgtctcaaagaCGCGCGTGCTTAACTCAAGCTCCCAAAAAACACGCGAGAGGAGAATTTCCTATTTCACAGCGCCCCTCGCAAcataccgccagctacgcaagGCTGCTATGGCGGCGGCCCGTCTCATCGCTGGTGTTGAGCTCGGAGGCACCACTTGCTTGGCGGCCATTGCCGAGCTGAGCCATCCAACTGAAATGATTGAAACgtttgaaacaaaaacaaccacTCCTCAAGAAACACTGATGCGCCTTTCGAATTTTCTTAAGGAAAAGCTTTCGCATTTGAACATAGAGTCTTTCAACGCCATTGGAATCGCTTCTTTTGGCCCGATTGATCTAAGCAAGGAATCTACGACCTATGGCCACATCACCACAACCCCAAAGAAAGCCTGGAGAAATTCGGCGGATGTCGTAGGGTTTTTTAAGCGTGAATATGGCGCAGCTGTACCGATCGGGTTTGAGACAGATACAAATGCGCCGGCATTGGCAGAAATGGCCAAAATCGTTTCTGAAACCAACCCAGCCCGTCCCCCAACAGTGGTTTACATCACAGTCGGTACCGGAGTGGGGCTTGGTGCAGTAGTAGATGGCTCTCCAATTCACGGGCTTCTGCATCCTGAGGGGGGTCACATGATGATTCCAGTCTTACCTGGCGATGACTATCCAGGGGGGTGTGAATTTCATCAAGGTCCCTGTGTGGAGGGTATGGTGCATTCAAAGGCCATTGCTGAACGAGCAGGGGTTAGCCCGGAGGAACTTCACCTCATTCCAGATGACCACGAGATATGGGAGAAAGTTGGGTATTATCTAGGCGTCATGTGTCTTAATGTGACCTACGTGTTGTCACCTCATGTCATTGTGCTGGGAGGGGGCATAATGAAGCGCAAGATTCTATACAACATTGTTAGAAAATGTTTCCAAGAAATGCTAAAAGGATACCTTGATGtagaaaaattcaaaacaatggAAGGATTGGCAACTTATATACGAGAAAGTGCATTTGGAAATCATGCTGGGATCATTGGAGCACTAGAACTAGCAAGGATGGAAGCTTGGAGAAAATGACTTACCTACAAGATATCGATACTGTATTTACTCAATGAAATACTGCTACCAATGTTAGGACTGCATGTTACAATAATTGCCTTTTGAGGCATGATAGAGGTTCCGCAAAAGTATTGCAAAGCACTATGAGTCCTTGTCACATGGAATAAGGCACTTCCCAAATACCACCCCAGGTGGGTGGGTTTTTTTCTAGGGGGAGTGGGAGAGTTGATTGTGGGGGTTTGAGGATCTGGATGAAGAAAAATGTCCAGATTTTAGATTTCCAGAGGTTGCCATCTCTGATATAGTGCTACTGTTTTGTTTATGGATAGTGAGTTTTGGACCGAAAATCAGGGATGGTGAGCAGAAGGGGTTAGGCTTTAAAAGGATGCTATAAAGGAGATGCTCCTTTATAGCATTCTGTGatcattaattttctgaccAAAAGTTGAATCCACAAGGAAAGGGGGGTTGGGGGGGACAATCCCCTCTTTAACACTTCCCAAAATCATTCCCTGAGAATAACAAAGATCAGTGAAATTAAGGTTACCGTACACCTTCAGATCGgcaattttgttcaaatttggATTGTTAAAGTAATGATTGAAATGGGATATCTAacgtaaaaaagaaattattcaaaaatattaaatatcGGCGGAGAAATGGCGGTTTTACGTCTTGGGCGGAAGTAAAAATTAcccgtttgattgacagtcttAGCGCTGTTTTCTCGAACCAATATTTTCACTTAAAGCAGATATTTAAAGAGATAAAACTTAAAGGGAATTTGTCGGattgcccccaaattttgacaGTGGCTAGATTAACATATAGACAACAAAAAGGTGTCTgcgaattttttatttcaaaatattttctctgAGAACAATTTTTGTATGAACACTTCACAGTCTTTTAATTAATACTGTTTCGAAAACGTTCTATAACTTTTCACTGCAACTGAGTATGGCAAAACGCAGACACGTTTTTTTTAGCACTTTGGGTTGGGAAACAGAGGAGCACAATAAAATAAcgaaagcaaaatttgctttgatttgtaGCTTTGAAAAGGTAATTCAGATGTTCGCATTAAGAGGTCATGAAAAATTCgacaattcatttaatttcaaaaatctTGATATGGTTTGATAGCCAGCTCtataagcttcaatttgataTAGGGGTTTGGGTATCTACAGTTTAAACCACACCCACTACATCACTCGGACACGAGACACCCCTGAAGGTATACGGTAACCTTAACTAATCACAATGGCGCAAATGGTGAAGTGCATTGCCACAAAGAGATGAGCAGAAACGCCAGAAAGCAGCCCAAACAACCTAATCTACTTCTTAAGTGACTTCATTCTTGACACAAATATAACACAGTGCAACAAATCAAAAGCCTGTTTCTTTTAATTCGTACGTGTCCAGAATATTGCTATTATTagcattttgttttattatgaTATGGTTACAAAAACATAATTAATGATTATTTACATCATCCATTATTACCATAAACAAGATACTCAAAACATTAactatatatattattatgttCTAAATGACTTGTGAGGGTGTTTTGCTCAAAACTAGCTGAACTTTTGCATGTGGTCAAACAAAAtagaatatttaaaaaattatacaaGTGCTCTAGATTTTTTTGGAATGGTTTACTTTTGGTTTCCTAGAGATAATGTATGAAAAAAGCTGCATTTCTTATGCCAGCATCTTTGCAAGGAGCAATGACTTGCCAATTGGATCAAAGCTTAAAAGGGCTGTTTTTTTCACATGTCTCAAAACTAACAGTTTATAACTCGCACCCAAAAAGGAAGTTTTCTCTTGTTTGCTTAGAAATATTTTGTGACCTGCTTTAAAGCACACAGCTACTTACCAAGCAAATGCAAATCTTTGCAACATTTTTCCCAAATTCTAGAAAAGAGAATGAGAACTGTACTGCACAAAGTGAATCATCCAGTGGAATACAATCCACTGAAATAGGCAAAGTTCTATTGTGTGAGAAGTATCCAAGACATATAAGAATGACGTAATTTATGCTTAACCCAATGTCTTGAAAGCAGGTCACAGTGTGAAGAAACTCTAGCTGCAATGAGAATCAAAGCCAGGTTCCAAGTGTGGATTTAAAAAAACCCAAGGTGTCATTtataaaaaaacacttttataATGGTGATCTTGTTTTTCAGCATTCATTGCATCTGTACAATCATCCAGTTTTTCCGACTTTTTCCTTCGTAGTTTCACTACTTGCTACAAGAGCAGCTATCATACTGAAACAAGAATAATATAATGACAAATGTATTTCAGATTAATCAAGGAGGCAAAGGGCAAGAGGAGTAAAGATGGTATGGATTCTCAGATTAACCTTTTCCCTCCAAAGAATGACACTGATAGATTCTACATGTATGTGAGaatattttactcgtcaacgagGGCCAGTTGCAATGCATGATGATTTGGTAGGCATCAAGAAATGCCCCCTTGCACTTGTCCCTGacatcaacatcacttgtgtctggTAATGCAAACAATACTGATGTCACAAAGATTTCCTTTCCTAACCTCTGATTGTCAAGAAAAGAGTAACAGCTGCATTAAATACCCTcatcaaagaaaggaaagaaagaaaggaactttatttaagtgtctaatcttctagcgctgtagagcactaatcagggacactgtaaattgaaattaacaagttaaagCAAATGacatcaaatgttggtttttgaggagaggggaaaccggagtacccagagaaaaacctctcggtgcagagtagagaaccaacaaactcaagccacgtatgacgccgagtctgggattggaatcgaacccgggccatattggtgggaggcgagtgctctcacacgccatccctgcaccccctaATCATGCTGGATGTCAAAACTGGGCGTGAATCTAATTACATTTGTGGATATAAGTGGCTAGTTCAGGTTTGAAAGTTTTAAGTGTGTCAAGCAAAGTTCCACATAAGGTCTCATATTGCCAGAGTTTAATTATCCTTATCAGTATTATGGTATTGCTTCTCCGTCCCCTCCCTTGGACTGAATGATTATCCCTTGTACCTATTTATTTATCTGGGTGGAGTGAGACAGTGGAATGCAGCTTCTTGTCTAAGGCAACCGCATGGTACTGGAGCAAGGCTTCAAGGAACCAATCCTGAGTTCAATAACCAGGAGTTGCTTACCACTTTTTTCACCGTGCCCTCACTTATCAGTAAAACAGAAACATGATAATATATGTGCTGGTATTAATctgaccccagttgttcaaaaggtggataacgctatccaccagatgaatcgctatccattggatagtaaTTTATCACGTGGATTaagcgctatccatcatttgaacaactgggggcTGACCTTCCATGCACCCCAAAACTAAGAAGACTAAATTAGTTTTACCTATAgagataaagaaaaaagaaaactagaTGAAATCCAAGCTTGACCATAGCTTCTTTCAGAAATCCTTTTAATTCATGTCTGTTGTGAATCTCCGCTGGGTCATATAATCCAAGGTTTCCTGGAGGCTTGTTCACGAATCtgcaaaaaacaaagtcaggtCTAGAGCCCTGATTCAGTTCAAAAGACTTGATGGTGATAGTCTATGAAAGCTGGAAAGAGAAAGCTCTGGACAGAAAAGGATGGTGAATTGTACTATGGAACTTAAATGCCAGAATGGAGAAGAATAGGACTAGAAAAATACCTGAAATTCAACCACAAAAGGAACTTCCAGACTTGCAAAACTGAAGTTGtgaatttttgaatttatttcaaagaaaagctGACCTTGTCGGCATAGCAGGGTCTGTCAGTGTCGACCATTCTAACAAGTCATCATTGTTAAAATGATGCACAGCCTTGACCAGTCAATGATAACAATGGTTAAAATTCCTGCTTCCTCCAATGACACACACTTTCATCTACTCTCATAAACAATCGGTCACTTTGAACATGTTAAAAACTTTGGTCTTTGAGAGGTTTTCCTTTGATTACAGAcatattaaaattaatgataattttatTGATGATAGTAATAGTACCCTTGGTCAACTTTTTAACAAAGACACCTAAAAgggagcctagaaggcccatcaggccggcgcttatctccggtttctgtagcatgaagcgactacagcgtaggagtatttctacttgtccctggatgggatgcccagtccatcgcagggttacccccagtaTTAAATtcactggtacccatttatgcacctgggtggagagagccACCATGAGAGTacagtgtcttgcccaagaacacaacaaaatgtccccggccaggacccgaacccagaccactcgatccggagtcgagcgcactaacaaTGATGACAGATGAGGGGAAAGAAAGCTCCAAACAATCAGTCACTGTTTCAAGACATTTCTTTATGTCAAGTAACATGCTACTGAAAGCTCACTTTCAATATTAATGCACAAGTGATTAAAAATTAAACTGAAGATACACAATATTAAGTTAGCATTTTTGTTCGATGCTCACAGATAATTTTGTCGTACATTGGAGGTTGTTTTCTTTCTCGTTGCTCTAAGACAGGTATCTAGAGGTCATTTAAACATACCTATAGAAAAGCCAACCCAATAATGGGGCATTGAGAATGAAAAAGATCCATTGAAAATGAACAAGTAACAGAACTGTTATAACTCCATGAGCAACCATCTCTGGAAGAATCCACTGAAATGATAAAGCAAACACACACCCATGCAAAGTATCATAACATTTTATTCTCATGAATATGAAATGTCCAGCAGGTGCTTATATCGACTTTGTACATTAAAAACATGAGAAAAGGCATTAGAAAGGATCGTGTTTAAAAAAAGCATGAGAGTAGTTAGATTTAACGACACCTGAGTGAATTGTTGTGATTAAACTGCTTTTCGCTTACCtttcaaataaacaaaattgacATTAATGCGGTTGCCCTCGCATCCTTTATAATTTACTTACCACGTTTAGTCTCCGGCAACATGTTGTAGCGTTGATGTAGTCACATTCGAGATCTGACAGATTTATTATCTGGATTGGACGATGCAAAATTAAATGACATGTCAAGGAATTCCCTACAAAATTCTGCCAACATCTTTGAAAAGCTGATTGGACAATTCAttgaaagaataaaaaataagcTAGAGATTCAATTTTTTCGATTACACTACCGAAAtggtttcaaaaaattatttgaccACGAAAAAGATACTTGCACAATATCCAAGAACAATAATGGAGTGTCAGAAAAAGAGACAGCCCAGCCTATGGGTGAGTACTCTATGAAACACTCGATCATACAGATCGAATAAATTAAACTCATAAACTCGTCATCAATCATGCTTTTGCTTAGTTATGAATACGAAAATAAGAAAACTAAATCAAATGATTAAAGGATACAAAATATACAGTAAGAAACAACAAGGCAATTCCATCAATGAGACCAAACACATACAACGCGGCTTCGGACATGATAAATTCCTGAGACCGTTGAAAATAAAAAGACTGGTAACGACAACAAAGAAACGAGGCTCGAGTGTTCAGTGCATCTCTGGGCGGGGAGGGGCAAGtagaaaataaataagtatATCTCAAGACACCCTAGGAATTTTGAAATTCTTAAGATTGTTTACTCGTATGCTATAAAACCACATTAGAATCATTTCTACTTCTGTTAATGCAGCTCTAGATGCATGTTACATCTATATTGGAATCAATTGGCTCTTCCCTGTCACCCTTCCCTTATACGGTGTATGATTCGTCTTGGTTGCCAACACAAAACGAAAAGCCACTCGCGGTTGTTACGAACTTACTTGCAACATGGCGTCCGGTCACGGAGCATCCGTTACGAGAAATCTGTGCTATTCTGCCCCCAGACACCCTAGAACAAATAAACCAGCAACTGAAAATGAAAGGAGAACAATTAGTTTGGAAGTTGAACCACCCGAAAGTCAAGAATTAAGAAGTATGGATGGTAGCAGTCCTTCTTCCTCTCGAAGAACAAAAAGACGGCACCAAGGGCATAAGCCTAAACGATCAGTGCGGGATTCTTTATCGGATTCTTTTCGAGAGTTGAAGGATGTCGACGAGGAACATTTTTATGAACATCTGCTGGCATTAAAAAATGAGCacaaaaaaactttgaaaacgtTGGAGAAA from Montipora capricornis isolate CH-2021 chromosome 12, ASM3666992v2, whole genome shotgun sequence encodes the following:
- the LOC138026080 gene encoding putative fructokinase, translated to MAAARLIAGVELGGTTCLAAIAELSHPTEMIETFETKTTTPQETLMRLSNFLKEKLSHLNIESFNAIGIASFGPIDLSKESTTYGHITTTPKKAWRNSADVVGFFKREYGAAVPIGFETDTNAPALAEMAKIVSETNPARPPTVVYITVGTGVGLGAVVDGSPIHGLLHPEGGHMMIPVLPGDDYPGGCEFHQGPCVEGMVHSKAIAERAGVSPEELHLIPDDHEIWEKVGYYLGVMCLNVTYVLSPHVIVLGGGIMKRKILYNIVRKCFQEMLKGYLDVEKFKTMEGLATYIRESAFGNHAGIIGALELARMEAWRK
- the LOC138026081 gene encoding protein cornichon homolog 4-like; this translates as MSEAALYVFGLIDGIALLFLTVYFIINLSDLECDYINATTCCRRLNVWILPEMVAHGVITVLLLVHFQWIFFILNAPLLGWLFYRFVNKPPGNLGLYDPAEIHNRHELKGFLKEAMVKLGFHLVFFFLYLYSMIAALVASSETTKEKVGKTG